One window of the Trifolium pratense cultivar HEN17-A07 linkage group LG2, ARS_RC_1.1, whole genome shotgun sequence genome contains the following:
- the LOC123905521 gene encoding late embryogenesis abundant protein, group 3-like translates to MATMLSGNTLFHTSKSFPNVSSLTTLPKPSRVFFASNHSDWRNAAEGTKSISTNWGYASSTKTRRDVIVVRAAGDDIKKSAQDANEKSKDAAGSVIDKATEGTNKAVEAAESAQEKSNETAEALKNAAEKAKEQAGGAWEAAKEETQKIAETVVGKED, encoded by the exons ATGGCAACAATGTTGAGCGGAAACACACTCTTCCACACCTCAAAGTCATTCCCTAATGTCTCTTCACTCACTACTCTTCCTAAACCCTCTAGAGTCTTCTTTGCTTCCAACCATTCTGAC tGGAGAAATGCAGCAGAGGGAACAAAAAGTATTTCAACCAATTGGGGCTATGCTTCTTCAACAAAGACAAGACGAGATGTAATAGTCGTCAGAGCCGCCGGAGATGACATAAAAAAATCCGCACAAGATGCAAACGAGAAGTCAAAGGACGCTGCGGGTTCAGTCATTGATAAAGCAACAGAAGGAACAAATAAGGCTGTAGAGGCAGCAGAGAGTGCCCAAGAGAAGTCGAATGAGACGGCTGAGGCTCTGAAGAATGCAGCAGAGAAGGCAAAGGAGCAAGCGGGAGGAGCGTGGGAGGCGGCCAAGGAAGAGACACAGAAGATTGCGGAAACAGTGGTTGGAAAGGAAGATTGA